Proteins encoded by one window of Dehalococcoidia bacterium:
- the lipB gene encoding lipoyl(octanoyl) transferase LipB, which translates to MTAPQPAFIPVRLGTIEYGAAWALQKALAVARRADAIPDVLLLLEHPHTYTIGRGGGDEHVLLSEEALARRGVRVFHVDRGGDVTYHGPGQLVGYPIVHLREDRLDVHAYLRNLEEVIIRALADLGIAAGRQPAYTGVWVGDEKITAIGVKVSAAVTSHGFALNVSTDLSYFDSIVPCGIQGKGVTSVERLLGRPVEMETVIKRVVARFGERFALEARPMVDARREPPGALTPDGLLAMLSRR; encoded by the coding sequence GTGACCGCACCACAGCCCGCGTTCATCCCCGTGCGCCTGGGGACCATCGAGTACGGCGCGGCCTGGGCCTTGCAGAAGGCCCTCGCCGTCGCGCGGCGCGCCGACGCCATCCCGGACGTGCTGCTTCTTCTCGAGCACCCGCACACCTACACCATAGGTCGCGGCGGCGGCGATGAGCACGTGCTCCTGTCCGAGGAGGCGCTCGCCCGGCGCGGCGTCCGCGTCTTCCACGTTGACCGCGGCGGCGACGTCACCTACCACGGCCCCGGCCAGCTCGTCGGCTATCCCATCGTGCACCTGCGCGAGGACCGGCTGGACGTGCACGCCTACCTGCGAAACCTGGAGGAGGTCATCATCCGCGCCCTCGCCGACCTGGGCATCGCCGCGGGGCGTCAGCCAGCGTACACCGGCGTGTGGGTCGGCGACGAGAAGATCACCGCCATCGGCGTGAAGGTGAGCGCGGCGGTCACGTCGCACGGCTTCGCCCTGAACGTCTCGACCGACCTCTCGTACTTCGACTCCATCGTCCCGTGCGGCATCCAGGGCAAGGGAGTCACGTCCGTCGAGCGGCTGCTGGGCAGACCCGTGGAAATGGAGACGGTGATCAAGCGGGTCGTGGCCCGCTTCGGCGAGCGCTTCGCGCTGGAGGCCAGGCCGATGGTGGACGCGCGGCGGGAGCCGCCGGGCGCGCTGACGCCGGACGGACTGCTCGCCATGCTGAGCCGACGCTGA